In Anas acuta chromosome 5, bAnaAcu1.1, whole genome shotgun sequence, a single window of DNA contains:
- the CCDC86 gene encoding coiled-coil domain-containing protein 86, which translates to MERDGAAAAAAGPGGEAPSSAPAPGPAPRRRKAAKKRQEAAGPAIPRGRPKSGRVWKEPGRKRFSLMVRDKPLRASWERKLQERQERRQVRELARQLQEAKQRQREEKKRRREENLKRRLENERKAEIVQVIRNPTKLKRAKKKQLRRVEKRDTLAALQKAPVQHKAATK; encoded by the exons ATGGAGCGGgacggggcggcggcggcggcggcggggcccgggggggAGGCCCCGAGCTCGGCCCcagcgcccggcccggccccgcggcgccgCAAGGCCGCCAAGAAGCggcaggaggcggcggggcccgcGATCCCCCGGGGCAGGCCCAAATCGGGGCGGGTGTGGAAGGAGCCGGGCAGGAAGAG GTTCTCGCTGATGGTCCGGGACAAGCCCCTGCGCGCCTCGTGGGAGCGCAAGCTGCAGGAGCggcaggagaggaggcaggTCCGGGAGCTGGCGcggcagctgcaggaggccaAGCAGCGGCAGCGAGAG GAGAAGAAGCGGCGGCGGGAGGAGAACCTGAAGCGGCGCCTGGAGAACGAGAGGAAGGCGGAAATTGTCCAAGTG ATCCGGAACCCGACGAAGCTCAAGCGGGCGAAGAAGAAGCAGCTGCGGCGGGTGGAGAAGCGGGACACGCTGGCCGCGCTGCAGAAGGCGCCCGtgcagcacaaagcagccaCCAAGTGA
- the LOC137857305 gene encoding membrane-spanning 4-domains subfamily A member 12-like isoform X3, protein MQGMGTLRLGSRAVMYTAETLPKGKNRVMGTIQIMTGFMHIGFGIVLTTLTNVYTSVFVIGEIPFLGGVSFIISGCLSIGAEKSPTECAVKGSQAMNVISAIFALLGIVAFIVDLNLNGLYRSGFDYYSYLVLLAGNGISIVLLIFTILEFCIAVATANFWCRATRLSSNEAMLIVPSATRPDLAVPPAELPQPPSYTELVAPEV, encoded by the exons atgcaggggatggggacgcTGCGGCTGGGGAGCCGCGCCGTCATGTACACGGCAGAGACCCTCCCCAAGGGCAAGAACCGGGTGATGGGG ACCATCCAGATCATGACGGGCTTCATGCACATCGGCTTCGGGATCGTCCTGACCACGCTCACCAACGTCTACACCTCGGTCTTCGTCATCGGCGAGATCCCCTTCCTGGGCGGCGTGTCC TTCATCATCTCGGGCTGCCTCTCCATCGGGGCAGAGAAGAGCCCCACGGAGTGCGCG GTGAAAGGCAGCCAGGCCATGAACGTCATCAGCGCCATCTTCGCGCTGCTGGGCATCGTCGCCTTCATCGTTGACCTCAACCTCAACGGGCTGTACCGCTCCGGCTTCGACTACTACAGCTACCTCGTCCTG CTCGCAGGGAACGGCATCTCCATCGTGCTGCTCATCTTCACCATCCTGGAGTTCTGCATTGCCGTGGCCACCGCCAATTTCTGGTGCCGGGCAACCCGCCTGAGCTCCAACGAG gccATGCTGATCGTGCCCAGCGCCACACGGCCAGACTTGGCCGTGCCACCGGCGGAGCTGCCGCAGCCACCCAGCTACACTGAG CTGGTCGCCCCTGAAGTGTAG
- the CBLIF gene encoding cobalamin binding intrinsic factor encodes MLSAALSIGVLLALLGSGAAGTAPQGCDIPPQELTRMLQILEKSVAESEVPNPSVLLAFNLAGATGSNARQQLLKEIEEDAVNRAHKDMSSGQVALYTLALLSSCRDPQHVESQGLSVNLSQVLDQKTRKEVARLEKDGVPLTTLYSVGLDVLALCLARTGDYEQDAILLAKQLLSSGSQIDVDTQAMMALALECVYDRTELPDTRGLLQEALEEVSKGFLDKQEEGEGVIGNIYSTSLAMQVLETASKFYAPRQWDCAQAFSAVYSHQLQQPMAVAQAVPALVHKPYLDAASLDCSVVAVTIPQLPLSPSQATTAQEGPPITVHYTITNTLKGKPFEFSITVSVPAGSTLLAVLQEAEKADPKEFSFETKATSWGPMVVSIHGLAGSEKDRTFWEFFSGTDSLQEGVGTYKPQDGEHIKAVFSKY; translated from the exons ATGCTCAGCGCAGCTCTCAGCAtcggggtgctgctggccctgctgggcagcGGGGCGGCAGGCACggctccccagggctgtg ACATCCCGCCCCAGGAGCTCACCCGGATGCTGCAGATCCTGGAGAAATCGGTGGCAGAGTCCGAGGTGCCGAACCCCAGCGTGCTGCTGGCCTTCAACCTGGCCGGGGCCACCGGCAGCAACGCCCGGCAGCAGCTGCTCAAGGAGATTGAGGAGGACGCAGTGAACAGAGCACATAAAG ACATGTCCTCGGGCCAAGTGGCCCTGTACACCCTcgccctcctctcctcctgccgcGACCCCCAGCACGTCGAGTCACAGGGGCTTAGCGTCAACCTGAGCCAAGTCCTGGACCAGAAAACCCGCAAGGAGGTGGCCAGACTGG AGAAGGACGGCGTCCCGCTCACCACTCTGTACAGCGTGGGGCTGGACGTGCTGGCGCTGTGCTTGGCGAGGACGGGGGACTACGAACAGGACGCCATCCTCCTGgccaagcagctgctgagctccgGCAGCCAGATCGACGTGG ACACCCAGGCCATGATGGCGCTGGCGCTGGAGTGCGTGTACGACCGCACGGAGCTCCCTGACACACGGGGCCTGCTACAAGAGGCGCTGGAGGAGGTGTCCAAGGGCTTCCTCGAcaagcaggaggaaggggagggcgTGATCGGGAACATCTACAGCACGTCGCTGGCCATGCAGGTGCTGGAAACCGCCAGCAAGTTCTACGCCCCACGGCAGTGGGACTGTGCCCAGGCTTTCTCTGCCGTCTAcagccaccagctgcagcagcccatggcTGTAGCCCAAGCGGTGCCAGCCCTGGTGCACAAACCCTACCTTGACGCTGCCAGCCTGGACTGCAGCGTCGTCGCCGTCACCATCCCGCAGCTGCCCCTGTCCCCAAGCCAGGCCACGACAGCTCAGGAAG GGCCCCCGATCACGGTGCACTACACCATCACCAACACCCTGAAGGGAAAGCCCTTCGAATTCTCCATCACCGTGAGCGTCCCGGCCGGCTCCacgctgctggctgtgctgcaggaagccGAAAAAGCCGATCCCAAGGAATTCAG CTTCGAGACGAAGGCGACGTCGTGGGGCCCCATGGTGGTGTCCATCCACGGGCTGGCGGGCAGCGAGAAGGACAGAACCTTCTGGGAGTTCTTCAGCGGCACCGACTCGCTGCAGGAAG GGGTCGGCACCTACAAGCCGCAGGACGGGGAGCACATCAAGGCCGTCTTCAGCAAATACTGA
- the LOC137858051 gene encoding membrane-spanning 4-domains subfamily A member 15-like isoform X2: protein MAATVTDSGGVRIITEVIPATDPRAAQLASSSVPPAPTVSSFQVKGFRKSQPKLLGTIHIVTGIIHFCFGIILTAAEHRDFSLPVASGILFWLGVLLLVSGSLLVESDKRENILLVKACCVLNAGVILSTLAATLIHATAITRSVPGCTGSPLLQLRREWCFNPNTKALSNGLDAVAVLFCLLEFCTAVAALAFGCSAVRSHSYTRMAL from the exons ATGGCAGCCACGGTGACGGACTCCGGCGGCGTGAGGATCATCACGGAGGTCATCCCGGCCACGGACCCGCGTGCGGCCCAGCTGGCCTCCAGCTCCGTGCCGCCTGCGCCCACCGTGTCCTCGTTCCAAGTCAAGGGTTTCAGAAAATCGCAGCCCAAACTGCTGGGG ACCATCCACATCGTCACCGGCATCATTCACTTCTGCTTCGGGATCATCCTGACTGCGGCGGAGCACAGGGACTTTTCCCTCCCCGTGGCCAGCGGGATCCTCTTCTGGCTCGGGGTCCTG CTCCTGGTCTCAGGTTCTCTCCTAGTGGAAAGTGACAAAAGAGAGAACATCCTGCTG GTGAAGGCCTGCTGCGTCCTCAACGCCGGGGTCATCCTCAGCACGCTGGCGGCCACCCTCATCCACGCCACGGCCATCACCCGCAGCGTCCCCGGCTGCACCGGCAGCCCGCTGCTGCAGCTGCGGCGGGAGTGGTGCTTCAACCCCAACACCAAG GCGCTGAGCAACGGGCTGGACGCCGTGGCGGTGCTCTTCTGCCTGCTTGAGTTCTGCACGGCGGTGGCGGCGCTGGCCTTCGGCTGCTCGGCCGTGAGGAGCCACAGCTACACACGCATG GCGCTGTAA
- the LOC137857305 gene encoding membrane-spanning 4-domains subfamily A member 12-like isoform X2 — protein sequence MQGMGTLRLGSRAVMYTAETLPKGKNRVMGTIQIMTGFMHIGFGIVLTTLTNVYTSVFVIGEIPFLGGVSVRSAGRGLPAVPPPHLGTGMGSGGMPVLWGCCVGLGGRQLTAPSLPVQFIISGCLSIGAEKSPTECAVKGSQAMNVISAIFALLGIVAFIVDLNLNGLYRSGFDYYSYLVLGTASPSCCSSSPSWSSALPWPPPISGAGQPA from the exons atgcaggggatggggacgcTGCGGCTGGGGAGCCGCGCCGTCATGTACACGGCAGAGACCCTCCCCAAGGGCAAGAACCGGGTGATGGGG ACCATCCAGATCATGACGGGCTTCATGCACATCGGCTTCGGGATCGTCCTGACCACGCTCACCAACGTCTACACCTCGGTCTTCGTCATCGGCGAGATCCCCTTCCTGGGCGGCGTGTCCGTGCGTagcgcggggagggggctgcctgctgtgccccccccccatctgGGGACCGGGATGGGGTCGGGGGGCATGCCTGTGCTGTGGGGGTgttgtgtggggctgggggggcggcAGCTGACTGCCCCCTCTCTCCCGGTGCAGTTCATCATCTCGGGCTGCCTCTCCATCGGGGCAGAGAAGAGCCCCACGGAGTGCGCG GTGAAAGGCAGCCAGGCCATGAACGTCATCAGCGCCATCTTCGCGCTGCTGGGCATCGTCGCCTTCATCGTTGACCTCAACCTCAACGGGCTGTACCGCTCCGGCTTCGACTACTACAGCTACCTCGTCCTG GGAACGGCATCTCCATCGTGCTGCTCATCTTCACCATCCTGGAGTTCTGCATTGCCGTGGCCACCGCCAATTTCTGGTGCCGGGCAACCCGCCTGA
- the LOC137858051 gene encoding membrane-spanning 4-domains subfamily A member 15-like isoform X1 — translation MAATVTDSGGVRIITEVIPATDPRAAQLASSSVPPAPTVSSFQVKGFRKSQPKLLGTIHIVTGIIHFCFGIILTAAEHRDFSLPVASGILFWLGVLQLLVSGSLLVESDKRENILLVKACCVLNAGVILSTLAATLIHATAITRSVPGCTGSPLLQLRREWCFNPNTKALSNGLDAVAVLFCLLEFCTAVAALAFGCSAVRSHSYTRMAL, via the exons ATGGCAGCCACGGTGACGGACTCCGGCGGCGTGAGGATCATCACGGAGGTCATCCCGGCCACGGACCCGCGTGCGGCCCAGCTGGCCTCCAGCTCCGTGCCGCCTGCGCCCACCGTGTCCTCGTTCCAAGTCAAGGGTTTCAGAAAATCGCAGCCCAAACTGCTGGGG ACCATCCACATCGTCACCGGCATCATTCACTTCTGCTTCGGGATCATCCTGACTGCGGCGGAGCACAGGGACTTTTCCCTCCCCGTGGCCAGCGGGATCCTCTTCTGGCTCGGGGTCCTG CAGCTCCTGGTCTCAGGTTCTCTCCTAGTGGAAAGTGACAAAAGAGAGAACATCCTGCTG GTGAAGGCCTGCTGCGTCCTCAACGCCGGGGTCATCCTCAGCACGCTGGCGGCCACCCTCATCCACGCCACGGCCATCACCCGCAGCGTCCCCGGCTGCACCGGCAGCCCGCTGCTGCAGCTGCGGCGGGAGTGGTGCTTCAACCCCAACACCAAG GCGCTGAGCAACGGGCTGGACGCCGTGGCGGTGCTCTTCTGCCTGCTTGAGTTCTGCACGGCGGTGGCGGCGCTGGCCTTCGGCTGCTCGGCCGTGAGGAGCCACAGCTACACACGCATG GCGCTGTAA
- the LOC137857560 gene encoding LOW QUALITY PROTEIN: zona pellucida sperm-binding protein 3-like (The sequence of the model RefSeq protein was modified relative to this genomic sequence to represent the inferred CDS: inserted 2 bases in 2 codons; deleted 2 bases in 2 codons), translated as MDALGWVCVKGCSWGAALWSEGSLSRSPASPPPPRRGSGASQLRGDPFSGCKWGGLLVLLLCPPQFIPCPIPVQVRCGSGRLSVVVPAGLLGAGAFRELRLGSGCSVTGADGDRYWLEHPLTACGTVLQLLPDTIRYTNLLRYRPLLRGPAARPAPFSVPVECRYPRRGSASSGAVQPTWXPFGSTVAHRRRLRFALDAYDRSWTSRLPLPTFVLGELINIQASVAAEXRLPLRVFVDECVASPGTASPVSYQLIGDGGCLLDGRLGRSRFLPQRRDGALRFQLDSFLFPNASSPQIFLRCHLRAAVAGAGGSKACSYDPSAAAWRSPDGADCSCCGSPGGCRGRRRRQDGGTGLLGAASLRLRLLSASPGAPTAPHGTAPSSRPSAPVLRGDQRDSGPALPVPATTLVMVAMGSILAAVGALGCYCSARRYCSRRQAVAPGEPRAVAMAPTGAEGAQAPPGDPAAV; from the exons ATGGATGCCCTGG GGTGGGTTTGTGTtaagggctgcagctggggggctgCGTTGTGGAGCGAGGGAAGCCTCAGCAGGAGCCCCGCATCCCCTCCTCCTCCTAGGAGAGGCTCTGGGGCATCACAGCTCCGCGGGGATCCCTTCTCTGGCTGTAAATGGGGGGGTCTCCTGGTCCTtctgctgtgccccccccagtTCATTCCCTGTCCCATCCCAGTCCAGGTGCGCTGTGGCAGCGGGCGGCTCTCGGTGGTGGTGCCGgccgggctgctgggggctggagccTTCAGGGAGCTGCGgctgggctctggctgcagTGTGACCGGTGCTGATGGGGACAGGTACTGGCTGGAGCACCCCCTCACGGCCTGCGGGACCGTCCTGCAG CTCCTCCCGGACACCATCCGCTACACCAACCTCCTCCGCTACCGCCCGCTG CTGCGGGGCCCCGCGGCTCGCCCCGCTCCCTTCTCCGTCCCCGTGGAGTGCCGCTACCCCAG GAGGGGCAGCGCTTCCTCGGGGGCTGTGCAGCCCACCT ATCCCTTCGGCTCCACCGTCGCCCACCGGAGACGCCTGCGCTTCGCCCTGGACGCGTACGACC GGTCCTGGACCTCCCgcctgcccctgcccacctTCGTGCTGGGCGAGCTGATCAACATCCAGGCGTCGGTGGCTGCCG CGCGCCTGCCCCTCCGGGTCTTCGTGGATGAGTGCGTGGCCAGCCCTGGCACAGCATCGCCGGTGTCC TACCAGCTCATTGGGGATGGCGG gTGCCTGCTGGATGGGCGGCTGGGCCGCTCGCGGTTCCTCCCGCAGCGCAGGGACGGAGCGCTGCGCTTCCAGCTGgactccttcctcttccccaacGCCTCCAGCCCCCAG ATCTTCCTCCGCTGTCACCTGCGGGCAGCGGTGGCAGGGGCCGGTGGCAGCAAGGCCTGCTCCTACGACCCCTCAGCAGCCGCCTGGCGCTCCCCGGACGGTGCCGACTGCTCCTGCTGCGGCTCCCCGGGTGGCTGCAGGGGCCGACGGCGGCGGCAGGATGGTGGCACAG GACTGCTGGGTGCAGCCAGCCTCCGCCTGCGGCTGCTCTCGGCATCGCCCGGCGCACCCACGGCACCGCATGGCACAGCCCCGTCCAGCCGCCCCTCTGCCCCAGTGCTGCGCGGGGACCAGAGGGACTCAG GGCCAGCGCTCCCCGTTCCTGCCACCACGCTGGTGATGGTGGCCATGGGCTCCATCCTCGCCGCCGTGGGCGCGCTGGGCTGCTACTGCTCCGCGCGGCGCTACTGCAGCCGGCGCCAGGCGGTGGCACCAGGGGAGCCCCGTGCCGTGGCCATGGCCCCTACAGGTGCTGAGGGTGCCCAGGCTCCTCCAGGGGACCCTGCTGCTGTGTGA
- the LOC137857305 gene encoding membrane-spanning 4-domains subfamily A member 12-like isoform X1 translates to MQGMGTLRLGSRAVMYTAETLPKGKNRVMGTIQIMTGFMHIGFGIVLTTLTNVYTSVFVIGEIPFLGGVSVRSAGRGLPAVPPPHLGTGMGSGGMPVLWGCCVGLGGRQLTAPSLPVQFIISGCLSIGAEKSPTECAVKGSQAMNVISAIFALLGIVAFIVDLNLNGLYRSGFDYYSYLVLLAGNGISIVLLIFTILEFCIAVATANFWCRATRLSSNEAMLIVPSATRPDLAVPPAELPQPPSYTELVAPEV, encoded by the exons atgcaggggatggggacgcTGCGGCTGGGGAGCCGCGCCGTCATGTACACGGCAGAGACCCTCCCCAAGGGCAAGAACCGGGTGATGGGG ACCATCCAGATCATGACGGGCTTCATGCACATCGGCTTCGGGATCGTCCTGACCACGCTCACCAACGTCTACACCTCGGTCTTCGTCATCGGCGAGATCCCCTTCCTGGGCGGCGTGTCCGTGCGTagcgcggggagggggctgcctgctgtgccccccccccatctgGGGACCGGGATGGGGTCGGGGGGCATGCCTGTGCTGTGGGGGTgttgtgtggggctgggggggcggcAGCTGACTGCCCCCTCTCTCCCGGTGCAGTTCATCATCTCGGGCTGCCTCTCCATCGGGGCAGAGAAGAGCCCCACGGAGTGCGCG GTGAAAGGCAGCCAGGCCATGAACGTCATCAGCGCCATCTTCGCGCTGCTGGGCATCGTCGCCTTCATCGTTGACCTCAACCTCAACGGGCTGTACCGCTCCGGCTTCGACTACTACAGCTACCTCGTCCTG CTCGCAGGGAACGGCATCTCCATCGTGCTGCTCATCTTCACCATCCTGGAGTTCTGCATTGCCGTGGCCACCGCCAATTTCTGGTGCCGGGCAACCCGCCTGAGCTCCAACGAG gccATGCTGATCGTGCCCAGCGCCACACGGCCAGACTTGGCCGTGCCACCGGCGGAGCTGCCGCAGCCACCCAGCTACACTGAG CTGGTCGCCCCTGAAGTGTAG